GCCAGGAGCCGGACCCGGTAACAGGCGCGCGGGCCGTTCCGATTTACCAGACCACCTCGTATGTTTTCCGGGACCACCAGCATGCCGCCAACCTTTTCGCACTGAACGAGTTCGGCAACATTTACACGCGGCTGATGAACCCGACCACAGACGTGCTCGAGAAGCGTCTTGCGGCGTTGGAGGGCGGTGTGGGCGCCCTGGCCGTCGCCTCCGGTTCGGCCGCCATCACCCTGGCCGTGCTGAACATCACCAAGACCGGCCAAAATTTTGTCTCATCACAGACCCTGTACGGCGGCACCTACAACCTCTTTGCCCACACGTTCAAAGACCTTGGCATCGAGGCACGGTTTGTGGACGCGGCGAATCCGGAGAATTTCGCCGCGGCGATTGACGACAAGACCCGCTTCCTTTACATCGAGACCATCGGCAATCCCGCGAATGATGTGGCGGATTTCGAAGCCGTCGCGAAAATCGCCCATGACCACGGCATCCCGCTCATTGTGGACAACACCGTGGCCTCCCCCCTGCTCTTCCGCCCCTTTGACCACGGTGCGGACATCGTGGTGTATTCCGCGACCAAGGTGCTGGGCGGACACGGCAACTCCATCGGCGGGGTGATTGTGGACAGCGGCAAGTTCGACTGGAACAACGGCAGGTTCCCGGAACTGACCGAGCCGAACGAGAGCTACCACGGCATGAAGTTCTACGACCACTTCAAGGGCATCGGGAACATCAGCTACATCATCAAGGCGCGGGTGACGCTGCTGCGGGACATGGGGCCGTGCCTGTCCCCGTTCAACGCGTTTCTCCTGCTGCAGGGCATTGAGACCCTGCACCTGCGCGTCCCCCGGCACAGCGAGAACGCCCTGGCCCTGGCGAAATGGCTGGACGGCCATCCGGCGGTGGAATGGGTGAATTACCCCGGCCTGCCAAACCACTGGAGCTACGAGCGCGCGCAAAAATACCTGCCCAAGGGGCAGGG
This sequence is a window from Candidatus Hydrogenedentota bacterium. Protein-coding genes within it:
- a CDS encoding O-acetylhomoserine aminocarboxypropyltransferase/cysteine synthase; translation: MSTEKPLGLGTLSLHAGQEPDPVTGARAVPIYQTTSYVFRDHQHAANLFALNEFGNIYTRLMNPTTDVLEKRLAALEGGVGALAVASGSAAITLAVLNITKTGQNFVSSQTLYGGTYNLFAHTFKDLGIEARFVDAANPENFAAAIDDKTRFLYIETIGNPANDVADFEAVAKIAHDHGIPLIVDNTVASPLLFRPFDHGADIVVYSATKVLGGHGNSIGGVIVDSGKFDWNNGRFPELTEPNESYHGMKFYDHFKGIGNISYIIKARVTLLRDMGPCLSPFNAFLLLQGIETLHLRVPRHSENALALAKWLDGHPAVEWVNYPGLPNHWSYERAQKYLPKGQGAILGFGIKGGSDAAVKFINACNLASHLANVLDAKTLVIHPATTTHQQLSPAEQKAAGVSPEFIRVSAGLEDIADIIADFEQALAVSQK